The following proteins are encoded in a genomic region of Stigmatopora nigra isolate UIUO_SnigA chromosome 3, RoL_Snig_1.1, whole genome shotgun sequence:
- the clec3a gene encoding tetranectin-like protein: MARLGLGVFLVLCVSLLHSGCGRPPRIRKSPRATEDDDVKGQLEKLWREVNLLKETQALQTVCLRGIKVQRKCYLTLEEPKHYHEANEDCIAQGGTLATPRDAMENNELRDYAKRSSPGSKDFWIGVADIVKEGQYVDVNSQPVSYVNWDRSKKQPTGSKRESCVSISVAAQGKWYDEVCRSLKKYICEYVIP; this comes from the exons ATGGCACGTCTGGGCCTCGGCGTTTTCCTCGTCCTGTGCGTCTCTTTGCTCCACTCCGGCTGCGGACGGCCGCCCCGCATTAGGAAGTCGCCTCGAGCAACTG AAGATGACGATGTGAAGGGCCAGCTTGAGAAGTTGTGGCGGGAGGTGAATTTGCTGAAAGAGACACAGGCCTTGCAGACAG TGTGCCTCCGTGGCATCAAAGTCCAAAGGAAATGCTATCTGACATTGGAGGAACCCAAACACTACCACGAGGCCAACGAAGACTGTATAGCGCAAGGGGGAACTCTGGCAACTCCGCGAGACGCGATGGAGAACAACGAGCTTCGAGACTACGCCAAGAGGAGTTCCCCGGGCTCCAAAGATTTCTGGATTGGTGTGGCAGACATTGTGAAAGAAGGCCAGTACGTCGACGTCAATAGTCAGCCCGTCAGTTATGTCAACTGGGACCGTTCCAAGAAGCAGCCTACTGGAAGCAAGAGGGAAAGCTGCGTTTCTATTTCCGTGGCCGCGCAGGGCAAATGGTACGACGAAGTGTGCCGTAGTCTGAAAAAGTACATTTGTGAATATGTTATTCCCTAA
- the LOC144194594 gene encoding polycystin-1-like protein 2, translating into MERITFALLCLFFLFDWMCYAAKEPDALSCPEYQEAFEGSCYEFAGLQRPFLGAQKWCERGGGHLAFILNDETQQFLQRHLDPKKDWWLGLAPAAPNLTLDTSAKEVSLAWLDGSDISYNDWVNEPNALATCGHIRKKSGYRWEASENCSQELNFICQFDSRKSIACEGQNATLQCGSGQVIEIGDSFYGRKTIHYCRTKLTTPPSSPETECTWTDVADSVKVSCHGLQACQAPADTKSYGEPCPVLGSYLSVEYRCKDGLHLLIPKLAAVFDNVTIHFKWLLQPYEGNLTCALNAGDGHTIDAINPEVTESTVTHTFKTPGNFLVTVECSTSDWHVTAQKSINIQEPVGQFGDIKCYSTNTSKDGTNCTLLYTGGPVELQVTVETGTDVDYMLQYKDLLLANSLADHGIAPYNITLNASAVEQLGFGCHNLTLSASNNVTSQAVYTQLLLCLLELVEGLQASVIADNGQCPDSSDMVIGVSLEHGAPARLFFTLTANDVTHSETSEILNGSLQTFTFEKPFEGSFKLNVQAVNAFSTSDFNVSLESIFLACENYSTNVSAGETYDLKIISAPDPVVDYTHNVTLSINGSVSMPSKGITFKWKCRGDCKCKTQTNDETHLIDKECLPKPFEMAVYSVIVKKTAWFRKWSRLASAFKCISVVSEEYKNVTISCDNCTSINVHEPVKMRLNCVAPCPEVDWYMEDSKPLKGDLDTCYSQERRKPLMIKQEGNSEFIVNSQELKYSRDNLLNITVIAQGTSGLNFARYALPIPDPEPTPSCSIFPQSGTVLDSFDITCQASSFCSSGCQYCFQTDTGKHLRCSNVESVKSILLPAGDENNNYNLSIVVTVKNDNAQVTTIVYTQVRNNNSSASVETLQSILEDSVSQLEQDGLLSGETLGQIVTSVADILNTDADEDQKDARTKLREQMLSKMSNVLLDSPSNTSLVVQVTARAVAGLTQRSDELSPAAQEEASSLLVDLSASLNTISVNHDGSGGDGEVVDGAAPIVEAASNILNASSNEKVSNSLLTGISNVQNALLNHKELNGDPIIIDSNQISVYVNRISPGTMQTQDINIQRSSSSKFSFPSLPADVVSPDEPVDVRMMSFEKNPYSWTGGNISGTVGSVSLTRTNGTIIPVKNLPEEIEILLPRTDVGQENSTVLDLANYSTLIIDIPSPDVTLVLKMEPSENITFVVLLGFKNYPTVEDNVAKIQMPLENVKEEEKYTWIVTPQDRTGDVGAHFLVLKPKVAAGVKSVNATVNIVTIAAQCKYWDEDESSWSEDGCRVGPLTTPLLTQCLCNHLTFFGSSFFVMPNLVDVSRTAELFATFFNNPVVVCFVGAIFGAYLLVVVWARRKDIQDSTKVKITMLDDNDPLAEYCYMLTIGTGHRHGASTSSQVTLTLLGTEGESEPHHLTDLEKPLFERGADDVFLLTTHFSLGELQSLRLWHDNSGTHPAWYVNKVMVQDLETGQKWHFLCNSWLAVDVGDCALDKVFPVATEEDLKRFSNLFFMKTAKDFRDGHIWFSVISRPPSSTFTRVQRVSCCFSLLLCTMLTSIMFWGIPTDPSEQTMDLGHIEFTWQQVMIGIQSSIIMFPINLLIVSIFRNTRPREKAAKADKGKQGKTVKVSPSQASSPQREQKDITPDTVLKDIKRIAQSLSKAMKSPLPHLDLRPGHTTDINTLLSLVEEIIRQQNRTSSDFYTDTAKRERSLLSLGAVDLQEKTVWGSPEKTSDEVTKKSNNSRYLYRQLRHVEKKLGVLGSSRFPNPDSYNKAMQQVQGMKHLLELHLPSPSLDGEQSERSPSPEESIDKGPAKKCCQGGLPWWFVFIGWTLVIATSCVSGYFTMMYGLTYGKDRSISWLISMLVSFFESLFITQPLKVLGFAAFFALVLKKVDQEEYGEPQIDDSLKNSDDPDGVRAARRDSTCSFYQPPPPTDIEKMRNNMIKEQKVFALIREILAYMGFMWMLLLVAYGQRDPNAYFLTQHIRQSFSKGIADTMSIQDVFNWANTTLLTNLFGEHPGFITDGNSKLVGNARLRQLRVQKNSCHVARRLQHAVHDCHALYSWESEDMGFYSQGWSSFAVDNTTQIQPSPWKYQSQGKLRAYPIWGNMALYRGGGFVLDLGPDLENSSRSLQYLYENRWFDAYTQAIFVEFTVYNANVNLFCIVTLMLETTALGAFQFRSELQNVRLYQSTGGLHIFVMASEAIYFLFILYYMFIQAKLMKQQKWAYFKSKLNLLELAIILLSWSSLSVFIKRTLLGKRDIEYYQDHRDQYASFHETAKADAVLGYLIAFLVLLATVKLWHLLRLNPKLHMITATLQRAWTDISGFLVVITIMFLAYSIASNLMYGWKLYSYRTLFNAAQTMVSLQLGIFNYDEILSYNPVLGAFLIGSCIVFMTFVVLNLFISVILVAFSEEQIHHKPSEEEEIVDLMMMKLGSLFGIKCKSKQGEGDLTEKTGLSCASNNGISTISPGGDDKDSYVLL; encoded by the exons ATGGAACGTATCACTTTTGCTCtcctctgtttattttttctctttgactGGATGTGTTATGCTGCAAAAGAACCAGATGCTCTTTCCTGCCCCGAATACCAGGAGGCCTTCGAAGGCTCCTGCTACGAGTTTGCCGGTCTCCAACGTCCTTTTCTTGGTGCACAGAAATGGTGTGAGAGAGGTGGAGGACATCTAGCCTTCATTCTGAATGATGAGACGCAGCAGTTCCTTCAGCGGCATCTGGATCCGAAGAAAGATTGGTGGCTTGGATTGGCGCCTGCTGCGCCAAACCTCACTTTGGACACTTCTGCCAAAGAGG TTTCACTGGCATGGCTGGATGGCTCGGACATCAGCTACAATGATTGGGTGAATGAGCCTAATGCACTAGCAACTTGTGGCCATATCCGCAAAAAGTCAGGCTATCGGTGGGAAGCGTCGGAGAATTGCAGTCAGGAACTCAATTTTATCTGCCAGTTTG ATTCTAGGAAATCAATTGCCTGTGAAGGTCAAAATGCCACATTGCAGTGCGGATCTGGTCAAGTCATAGAAATAGGCGACAGCTTCTATGGTCGAAAAACTATTCACTACTGCCGGACCAAACTTACGACTCCACCATCATCTCCTGAGACGGAGTGCACCTGGACAGATGTCGCAGATTCGGTGAAAG TCAGTTGCCATGGACTCCAGGCCTGCCAAGCTCCAGCAGACACCAAATCTTATGGTGAACCTTGTCCTGTTTTGGGAAGTTACTTGTCTGTGGAGTACCGCTGCAAAGATG GTCTCCACTTGCTGATACCTAAATTGGCAGCGGTATTCGATAATGTCACCATCCATTTCAAGTGGCTCTTGCAACCATATGAGGGAAACCTTACATGTGCTCTGAATGCTGGCGATGGCCACACTATTGACGCCATCAACCCAGAAGT GACGGAGAGCACGGTGACGCACACATTCAAAACTCCTGGAAATTTTCTAGTCACAgtggagtgttcaaccagcgaCTGGCATGTGACAGCTCAAAAATCCATAAACATTCAAGAGCCCGTGGGTCAGTTTGGTGACATCAAATGCTATAGCACCAATACGTCAAAAGATGGCACTAACTGCACCCTGCTGTACACTGGAGGGCCTGTTGAACTTCAAGTCACAGTGGAGACTG GTACAGATGTTGATTACATGCTTCAATATAAGGACCTTTTACTTGCAAATTCCTTGGCCGACCATGGGATTGCACCCTACAACATTACACTAAATGCAAGTGCAGTGGAGCAGCTCGGATTTGGCTGTCACAACCTGACTCTAAGCGCCTCCAACAATGTCACTTCCCAAGCAGTGTACACCCAATTATTGTTGTGTCTCCTGGAACTAGTAGAGGGGCTGCAGGCCTCAGTGATAGCTGACAACGGTCAGTGTCCTGACTCTAGTGACATGGTTATTGGTGTTTCGCTCGAACATGGAGCCCCCGCGCGGCTTTTCTTCACACTAACTGCCAATGATGTCACACACTCTGAGACCAGTGAGATCCTCAATGGAAGCTTACAAACTTTCACATTTGAGAAGCCATTTGAAG GTTCATTCAAATTAAATGTGCAAGCAGTGAACGCTTTCTCGACATCTGATTTCAATGTGAGCTTAGAAAGCATATTCCTGGCGTGCGAGAACTACTCCACAAATGTG AGTGCTGGTGAAACATATGACTTGAAAATCATTTCCGCTCCAGACCCTGTGGTCGACTACACTCACAACGTCACCCTCAGCATTAATGGAAGTGTGTCAATGCCCAGCAAAGGAATTACATTTAAGTGGAAATGCC gaGGGGACTGCAAATGCAAAACCCAAACAAATGATGAAACCCACCTGATTGACAAAGAATGCCTTCCGAAGCCATTTGAGATGGCCGTTTACTCTGTCATTGTGAAGAAAACAGCTTGGTTTAGAAAATGGAGCCGACTCGCTTCTGCTTTCAAGTGCATCTCTGTTGTTTCAGAGGAATATAAAAATGTCACCATCAG TTGTGATAATTGTACTTCAATTAATGTCCATGAACCTGTGAAGATGAGACTGAATTGTGTTGCACCTTGCCCAGAAGTAGATTGGTACATGGAAGATTCAAAACCACTGAAG GGTGACCTTGACACCTGTTACTCACAAGAAAGGAGAAAGCCACTGATGATAAAGCAAGAAGGCAACTCGGAGTTTATTGTAAACAGCCAGGAGTTGAAATATTCAAGGGACAATTTACTCAACATCACAGTGATTGCTCAAG GAACATCAGGCCTCAACTTTGCCAGATACGCACTGCCCATACCGGATCCAGAGCCAACCCCATCGTGCAGCATCTTTCCACAGTCAGGCACTGTGCTGGACTCATTTGATATCACCTGCCAAGCTAGTTCTTTCTGTTCTTCAGGTTGTCAATATTGCTTCCAGACAGACACAG GCAAACATCTGCGTTGTAGCAATGTAGAGTCTGTGAAATCCATCCTATTGCCTGCTGGAGatgaaaacaacaactataATTTGTCTATTGTGGTGACtgtgaaaaatgacaatgcaCAAGTTACCACGATTGTCTACACTCAG GTACGGAATAACAATTCCAGTGCTTCTGTGGAGACGCTCCAGTCAATTCTAGAAGATTCAGTTTCCCAGTTGGAGCAAGATGGTCTTCTCTCTGGTGAGACCCTCGGCCAGATCGTCACTTCCGTAGCCGACATCCTAAACACCGATGCTGACGAGGATCAGAAGGACGCAAGGACAAAG CTTAGAGAGCAAATGCTGAGCAAAATGAGCAATGTGCTCTTGGATTCGCCCTCAAACACAAGTCTTGTAGTACAAGTGACAGCCAGAGCTGTGGCCGGACTTACGCAGCGTTCTGATGAGCTTAGTCCAGCTGCCCAG GAAGAGGCAAGCTCATTGTTGGTTGACTTGAGCGCCTCCCTCAACACTATTAGTGTTAATCACGATGGTAGTGGCGGTGATGGAGAAGTTGTGGATGGAGCTGCACCAATAGTTGAAGCGGCCAGTAATATTTTAAATGCTTCTTCAAAT GAAAAAGTTTCCAATTCGCTCCTGACTGGGATCAGTAATGTACAGAATGCCTTGTTGAATCATAAAGAGTTAAATGGAGATCCTATCATCATTGATTCCAATCAGATCAGCGTTTATGTTAACAG GATTTCTCCTGGAACGATGCAGACACAGGATATAAACATACAGAGGAGCAGCTCATCTAAATTTTCCTTTCCGAGTCTACCTGCTGATGTTGTCTCACCAGATGAGCCTGTGGATGTTCGA ATGATGAGTTTTGAAAAGAACCCGTACTCCTGGACAGGCGGAAATATTTCAGGAACTGTGGGATCAGTCTCTCTCACAAGAACAAATGGCACCATCATCCCTGTTAAAAATTTGCCTGAGGAGATTGAG ATTTTGCTCCCCAGAACGGACGTTGGGCAGGAGAACAGTACGGTCCTGGACCTGGCCAATTACAGCACCTTAATAATTGACATTCCCTCACCTGATGTTACACTGGTGTTGAAAATGGAGCCCTCTGAAAACATTACTTTTGTTGTACTCCTGGGGTTCAAGAATTATCCAACAGTTGAAGATAATGTAGCCAAAATTCAGATGCCGCTTGAGAATGTGAAAGAAG AGGAAAAATATACTTGGATCGTGACTCCTCAAGACAGAACAGGAGATGTCGGTGCACACTTTCTCGTCCTGAAACCCAAAGTAGCGGCAGGCGTTAAATCTGTTAACGCCACAGTCAATATCGTAACTATTGCCGCCCAGTGTAAATATTGGGATGAAGATGAGTCCTCCTGGAGTGAAGATGGATGCAGG GTTGGCCCACTCACCACACCTTTACTTACCCAGTGTCTATGTAACCACTTAACCTTTTTTGGCAGCTCTTTCTTTGTCATGCCAAATTTAGTGGATGTGTCCCGCACTGCAGAGCTTTTCGCCACTTTCTTCAACAATCCTGTTGTTGTGTGTTTTGTGGGAGCCATTTTCGGTGCTTATCTTCTGGTAGTTGTATGGGCACGTAGAAAAGACATACAGGACTCAACTAAG GTCAAAATAACAATGCTGGATGATAACGACCCATTAGCAGAATATTGCTATATGCTGACTATTGGCACTGGGCATCGCCATGGTGCATCCACCTCCTCACAG GTGACGCTAACCTTGCTGGGAACAGAGGGGGAAAGCGAGCCCCACCACCTGACTGATCTAGAAAAACCTTTGTTTGAAAGGGGTGCGGATGACGTATTTCTCTTGACAACGCACTTTTCCCTTGGAGAACTGCAAAGCCTCAGGCTGTGGCATGACAACTCAGGCACACATCCGGCATG GTATGTTAATAAAGTAATGGTGCAAGATCTGGAGACTGGACAGAAATGGCACTTCCTTTGTAACTCCTGGCTGGCTGTCGATGTTGGAGATTGCGCCCTTGACAAGGTCTTCCCAGTTGCCACAGAGGAGGATCTGAAGAGATTTAG CAATCTATTCTTCATGAAGACAGCTAAGGACTTCCGTGATGGACACATCTGGTTCTCTGTCATCAGTCGACCTCCATCCAGCACGTTCACGCGTGTGCAGCGAGTTTCATGCTGCTTTTCTTTACTCCTCTGCACCATGTTGACAAGCATCATGTTTTGGGGCATCCCCACAGATCCTTCAGAGCAGACTATGGATTTGG GTCACATCGAATTCACCTGGCAACAGGTCATGATCGGTATCCAAAGTTCCATCATCATGTTTCCTATCAACCTCCTCATTGTGAGCATCTTCAGAAATACTCGTCCACGGGAAAAAGCTGCAAAAGCAGACAAAGGCAAACAGGGAAAGACGGTTAAAGTGTCTCCCTCGCAAGCCTCTTCCCCGCAGAGAGAGCAGAAGGACATAACACCTGACACGGTGCTGAAG GACATAAAAAGAATAGCCCAATCACTGTCAAAGGCCATGAAGAGTCCCCTTCCTCATTTGGACCTTCGACCTGGTCATACGACTGACATCAATACCCTATTGTCTCTGGTAGAAGAAATTATTAGGCAGCAAAACCGGACATCCTCTGACTTTTACACTGATACCGCCAAACGAGAACGCTCACTACTCAGTCTCGGGGCAGTTGATCTCCAAG AAAAGACTGTTTGGGGCAGTCCAGAGAAGACTTCAGATGAAGTCACAAAGAAGAGCAACAACAGCAGGTATCTATACAGGCAGCTGCGTCACGTTGAGAAGAAGCTGGGTGTTCTGGGATCTTCTCGATTTCCCAACCCAGACAGCTACAACAAAGCTATGCAGCAAGTTCAGGGTATGAAACATCTCTTGGAGCTTCACCTACCATCACCCAGCCTTGATGGGGAACAATCAGAGCGTAGTCCCAGTCCAGAAGAGAGCATCGACAAAGGCCCAGCCAAGAAATGCTGTCAAGGCGGGCTGCCATGGTGGTTTGTCTTTATAGGCTGGACATTAGTGATAGCAACCAGTTGTGTCTCTGGATACTTTACCATGATGTATGGACTGACATATGGGAAAGATCGCTCCATAAGCTGGTTGATCTCCATGTTGGTGTCCTTCTTTGAAAGCCTTTTCATCACACAACCACTTAAG GTTCTTGGCTTTGCCGCTTTCTTCGCTCTTGTTCTGAAGAAGGTGGATCAGGAGGAATATGGAGAACCTCAGATTGATGACAGCCTCAAAAACTCTG ATGATCCTGATGGGGTGCGAGCAGCACGGAGGGATAGCACGTGCAGTTTCTACCAGCCACCACCTCCAACAGACATAGAGAAGATGAGGAACAATATGATTAAAGAGCAGAAAGTATTTGCTCTCATAAGAGAGATTCTTG CTTACATGGGGTTTATGTGGATGTTGCTCCTGGTGGCGTATGGGCAGAGGGATCCCAACGCTTATTTCCTGACCCAGCACATACGCCAGAGCTTTAGCAAAGGCATCGCTGACACTATGAGTATTCAAGATGTGTTTAATTGGGCAAACACTACTCTGCTGACCAACTTGTTCGGAGAACACCCAG GATTCATCACAGATGGAAACTCAAAGCTGGTGGGTAATGCCCGCCTTCGCCAGTTGAGGGTTCAGAAAAACTCTTGTCATGTGGCACGTCGCTTGCAACATGCAGTGCATGACTGCCACGCTCTGTACTCATGGGAGTCAGAGGACATGGGCTTCTACAGTCAAGGCTGGAGTTCTTTTGCAGTGGATAATACAACACAGATTCAACCTAGCCCTTGGAAGTACCAGTCCCAGGGTAAACTGAGAGCCTACCCAATCTGGGGAAACATGGCACTCTACAGGGGTGGAGGCTTTGTGCTGGATCTTGGGCCAGATCTTGAAAATTCCAGCAG ATCGCTCCAATATCTTTATGAAAACCGTTGGTTTGATGCATACACACAAGCAATCTTTGTTGAGTTCACCGTATACAACGCCAACGTCAACCTCTTCTGCATTGTCACGCTCATGCTTGAGACCACAGCTCTAG GGGCCTTCCAGTTCCGTAGTGAGCTTCAAAACGTTCGGCTCTACCAATCGACCGGGGGACTGCACATCTTTGTCATGGCATCCGAAGCTATATACTTTCTTTTCATTCTATATTACATGTTCATTCAG GCAAAGCTGATGAAGCAACAGAAATGGGCTTATTTCAAAAGTAAATTGAACCTGCTCGAGCTGGCCATCATCCTTCTGAGTTGGAGCTCCTTGTCTGTCTTCATCAAGAGGACTCTACTGGGGAAGCGGGATATAGAATACTACCAAGACCACAGAGACCA ATATGCCAGTTTCCATGAGACAGCCAAGGCTGATGCAGTGCTAGGCTATCTGATTGCCTTCCTGGTGCTGCTGGCCACAGTCAAACTCTGGCACCTGCTGAGACTCAACCCGAAGCTTCACATGATCACTGCAACGCTGCAGCGAGCCTGGACTGATATCTCTGGCTTCCTAGTGGTCATCACCATCATGTTTCTGGCCTACTCCATTGCT TCAAACCTGATGTATGGGTGGAAGCTGTACTCCTATCGCACTCTATTTAATGCAGCCCAGACGATGGTCAGCCTACAGTTGGGCATTTTTAACTATGACGAG ATTCTCAGTTACAACCCAGTCTTGGGCGCCTTCCTCATCGGTTCCTGTATTGTGTTCATGACGTTTGTGGTGCTCAACCTCTTCATCTCAGTCATTCTTGTGGCATTCAGTGAAGAGCAGATACATCACAAG CCATCAGAGGAGGAAGAGATAGTGGACCTGATGATGATGAAACTTGGCAGTTTGTTTGGCATTAAATGCAAGAGTAAGCAAGGAGAAGGCGACCTGACCGAGAAGACCGGACTTTCATGTGCTTCAAATAATGGAATTTCCACCATTTCTCCTGGAGGCGATGACAAGGACTCTTATGTTCTACTATAG
- the vat1l gene encoding synaptic vesicle membrane protein VAT-1 homolog-like, which translates to MAQEGTDMTAETDCMIDKDAGSGEHSGNVKEMRAVILSGFGGLNKLRVTKKLMPEPQGGEVKIRVKTCGLNFLDLMVRQGTIDSPPKPPLVPGFECCGIVESVGKTTERFEIGDRVMAFVNYNAWAEVVCTPEEFVYKLPDEMTFAEAAAFALNFVAAYMMLFEVANLREGMSVLVFSAGGAVGQAVAQLCSSVPNVTVFGVASILKHAAIRDSVTHLFDRNTDYIQEVKKISPEGVDIVLDCLCGENTGKGLSLLKPLGMYVVYGASNMVTGETKSFFSFAKSWWQVEKVNPIKLYEENKVMAGFSLPNFLFKQGGSGMVKSVMDRLLRLYNQKKIKPVVDSLWALEEVKEAMQRIHDRGNIGKLILDMEKSPTPLMASDSTETSEAGEEEEEPEGDNDSKERMPFIH; encoded by the exons ATGGCTCAGGAGGGTACAGACATGACGGCAGAAACCGACTGTATGATCGACAAAGACGCGGGGAGCGGAGAACATTCCGGGAATGTGAAAGAGATGCGGGCGGTGATTTTGTCAGGCTTCGGTGGGCTTAACAAACTCCGAGTGACCAAGAAGCTGATGCCCGAGCCTCAGGGTGGCGAAGTGAAGATCCGCGTTAAAACATG TGGTTTAAACTTCCTGGATTTGATGGTACGTCAAGGAACTATTGATAGTCCTCCTAAACCCCCTCTTGTTCCCGGTTTTGAATGTTGTGGAATCGTGGAGTCGGTGGGTAAAACCACAGAACGATTTGAG ATAGGAGACCGAGTTATGGCTTTTGTCAACTACAATGCCTGGGCAGAAGTTGTCTGCACACCTGAGGAGTTTGTCTACAAATTGCCAGATGAAATGACATTTGCTGAGGCCGCTGCGTTTGCGCTGAACTTCGTGGCTGCTTACATGATGCTCTTTGAAGTGGCCAACCTCAGAGAGGGAATGTCGGTGCTGGTCTTCTCAGCCGGGGGTGCTGTT GGTCAAGCTGTGGCTCAGCTGTGCTCCAGTGTACCTAACGTCACCGTCTTCGGGGTGGCATCAATTTTGAAGCACGCTGCCATCAGGGATTCTGTGACTCATCTTTTTGACAGGAACACCGACTACATACAAGAAGTCAAAAA GATATCTCCAGAGGGAGTTGACATTGTCTTGGACTGTCTATGTGGGGAAAATACAGGGAAAGGGCTCAGTCTGCTGAAGCCATTAGGGATGTACGTTGTCTATG GCGCATCCAACATGGTAACCGGGGAGACAAAGAGTTTCTTCAGCTTTGCAAAATCT TGGTGGCAGGTGGAGAAAGTGAACCCGATTAAACTGTACGAAGAGAACAAGGTCATGGCGGGATTTTCGTTGCCCAACTTCCTTTTCAAGCAGGGAGGATCCGGCATGGTGAAGTCAGTGATGGACAGACTTTTGCGCCTCTACAACCAAAAGAAGATCAAGCCAGTGGTGGATTCCCTGTGGGCTCTGGAAGAG gTTAAGGAAGCCATGCAGAGAATTCATGACAGAGGCAATATTGGAAAGCTCATTCTGGATATGGAGAAGTCACCTACTCCATTG ATGGCCAGTGACAGCACGGAAACCAGTGAAGcaggggaagaagaagaggagccCGAGGGAGACAACGACAGCAAAGAGCGCATGCCTTTTATTCATTAG
- the bola3 gene encoding bolA-like protein 3: MLACKGTSTTASALGIIFRNQAVIRGQAWRCLSTQTDGEIRIAAVLKEKFPQASSLKVVDISGGCGAMYEVHIESSEFHGKRTVQQHHLVNQALKDEIQGMHGLRIFTDIPKQ; this comes from the exons ATGTTGGCTTGTAAGGGGACAAGCACCACCGCATCCGCACTTGGTATTATTTTCAGAAATCAG GCTGTCATTCGTGGGCAGGCGTGGAGATGTTTATCCACGCAAACCGACGGAGAGATCCGCATCGCAGCGGTACTCAAGGAAAAGTTCCCACAGGCATCATCGCTAAAAGTTGTGGATATATCAG GTGGCTGTGGAGCCATGTATGAAGTCCACATTGAATCCAGCGAGTTCCACGGGAAGAGGACTGTTCAGCAACATCATCTTGTCAATCAG GCTCTGAAGGATGAGATTCAAGGAATGCATGGACTAAGAATATTTACTGATATTCCGAAACAATAA